The region CCATTGTAGTTTCTTCTCAATGTTTTTAGGTTCAGGGGGATCCGTCAGCTGAATAGAGGATATTGCTGTATTAAGATAGATGCGGAGAAGTTCATAGGCAAACAGTTTGGAGACCTTATAACTCTGTGTCGTGGAGAAACTATGATCTATGCTCAACGTAAGATCATCCGGTAAGAGCCGTACATCTTCCTGTCCCCTGATAAAATAGACTTCATCAAAATGCGTGGCCCCGCTTCTGTAGTATTGATAGAAATCTAGGTTATTATCAAAAAAATGCTTGATCCGGTTGAGATGCGATTCCAAATAAGCAATTTGGACTTTGTCGCTGGCTGCGGGCCGGTTAATCTCAATATGAAATACTTTGACGTAATAAATAAACTGAGAATAGAACTTGGGTTTCATTTCCTTGAAGAACTCAATTTCTTCCTTGCTGTCCTTCAGTGGGTTTTTCTCCACCATTTTTCTTAGCTCCTGAAGCGATTCCTGGCATACATTAATGCACTGGGATGTCTCCTTCAGTAGTGGGAATGATTCTGTCTGGATTTCCCGTATCCTTTCTTCCATTTTCTCATATAATCGTTGCATGACGGCTCGCATATTGTTCAAATGAGAAGTGAAATATATAAAG is a window of Chitinophagales bacterium DNA encoding:
- a CDS encoding RteC domain-containing protein; translated protein: MQRLYEKMEERIREIQTESFPLLKETSQCINVCQESLQELRKMVEKNPLKDSKEEIEFFKEMKPKFYSQFIYYVKVFHIEINRPAASDKVQIAYLESHLNRIKHFFDNNLDFYQYYRSGATHFDEVYFIRGQEDVRLLPDDLTLSIDHSFSTTQSYKVSKLFAYELLRIYLNTAISSIQLTDPPEPKNIEKKLQWTGAKVSLIELIYSLQTTGVINNGTADIKLLTNFFERTFQVDLGNVYNVFQEMRIRKKNRTSFLDQLKERLIQRMDEADEGY